The genomic segment GCTTATTATTTTAATTGGAGAAAAGTTGATAGCGAAGGAAGTAACGAGATCAACTCTATTTTCTCCCAATCAGATGGGGTTTACTTTGATCCTGTTTTACCTAATTCACCCTTACGTTTTCCTAAAGATTTTAGTGAGCACTCTGGCTTTCAGCATGAAAAGTGGGTGATGACAGTAAATGCTTTGAATCAAGCGGGCGAAGAGATTGCTATTCAATGGACAATATTTCGTATTTCAAATGACGATAGAGAAACAAAAGGTTGGTTAGATCCTCGTTTGTATGTGGCCAAAGTCGTTGTTACTACAAAAGATGGTAAATGGGTTGAGGAGCGTTTAGCTCGTGGAGGGATTGGTCAAGCTGGGGTTTCAGCTAAGCCTTATCGTATGTGGGTTGACGATTGGCAATGGAGAAGCTTAGGTAGTAGCCCTTTTCCTGGATTATTATCCATAATATCAGATGAATTTTCACTAAAGTTGTCTATAAATTCCAATTCTCCAGTAATCCCACTTGGTGAGGATGGCTATTCTAGAAAACACGATTTAATCCCCGTAGCTTCTTATGAATATATTTTTCCGTTTCTTAGCGTTCGTGGAAATGTAACTTTGAATAATCAAATTTACACTATTTCAGGTCAGGCGATTTTAGAACATGAATGGGCAAGTGGTTTTCTAGATGAACACCAACAGGGTTGGGACTGGTTCATTATAAATATTGATCAAAATAGTAAGCTTCTGGTAGCTCAATATAGACATAAAAATCAGACACCTTATCGTTATGGTGTGTTACTTTATAAAAATGGGGAATATAAACCTCTTAGCGAAGATGACTTCTCTTTACAAACATTGCCTGCTCGTAAATTAAAAAATGGCCGAAGATTACCACTTCAGTGGATAATTAATTTGCCCAGTTACAATATTAACCTCACGACACAGGTAGTAAGAAATGAACAGTGGCTAGATACCCTTATTCCTTATTGGCAGGGGCCGATAACCACAACAGGCTCTCATCAAGTAACAGGCTTTATGCAGTTGACGGGATATTAATAGATCTTGAGTTTAGATAATGTCTACTAAATAGAACTGATTTCTATTCGATGCGAATAAATCAGACTATAAGGACTAATAGTTCGGAATTTCCGATGGAACTTCTCTGAAGAAGCGATTATTCTTGATCTCGAACAAGAGGTAGACTTTTCCTATTCATTATTTCAATAAACTATAATTATAAGTGAAGGACATCTTATGAGTGATGTAATTAAGAATTTTTTTAAATTAGAGTCAGCAGGAGGGATCCTTCTGGTTATTGCAGCAGCTATTGCTATGATTATTGCAAACTCTTCTTTAGCACCAATGTACAATACCTTTTTACATACTTATATTGGTGGTATGTCAGTTTCACATTGGATCAATGATGGTTTAATGGCTGTCTTTTTCTTCTTAATTGGTTTGGAAGTGAAGCGAGAGCTACTTGAAGGTGCTTTAAAATCTAAAGAAACTGCTATTTTCCCTGCTATTGCAGCGGTCGGCGGCATGCTTGCACCTGCACTTGTTTATGTGGCATTTAATATTGGTGATCCAGAAGCGTTATCTGGTTGGGCAATTCCTGCGGCAACCGATATTGCTTTTGCGTTAGGTATCATGGCACTGCTTGGTAACCGTGTTCCTGTAAGCTTAAAAGTATTCTTACTTGCTTTAGCAATTATTGATGACCTTGGTGTTGTCGTGATTATTGCCTTCTTCTATACAAGTGATTTATCAATCTTAGCGCTAGTGATTGGCTTTATCATGACAGGGATTTTGTTCTTACTAAATGCGAAGCACGTCTCTAAGATCCGCTGGTACTTATTGGTTGGCTTTATCTTATGGTTCAGCGTTCTTCAATCTGGTGTTCATGCTACATTAGCAGGTGTTGTTCTTGGTTTTGCGATTCCACTTAAAGGCAATAAAGGTGAACGTTCACCACTTAAACATATGGAACATGCGCTTCATCCGTACGTTGCATTTGCTATTTTACCGTTGTTTGCCTTTGCCAATGCAGGCATTTCATTAGAAGGCGTATCATTAGATAGCTTAACGACAACATTACCATTAGGTGTGGCACTTGGTTTGTTCCTTGGTAAGCCATTAGGTATCTTCAGCTTCAGCTATTTTGCCGTTAAGTCTGGTGTTGCTAAGTTACCAACAGGAATTACGATGCGACACATATTTGCAGTGTCTGTGTTATGTGGTATTGGTTTTACCATGTCGATCTTCATCTCTTCACTGGCCTTTGGTGGGGTAAATCCTGAGTTTGATAAATTGGCTCGTCTGGGTATATTAATGGGCTCGACGCTAGCAGCAGTAGTTGGTTACGTGTTATTGAGCGTTTCTTTACCGAAGAAAACTAAAGCATAAGCTTTATAGTTTGAGCTAAAATAATAGATGCCTCGTTTAATACGGGGCATTTTTTTATCTGAATTTTGAATAAATATCTCATTTCTAAACATCCTAACAATTGTTGTTATATTTAAAAAAATAATATTTAACAATACCTTACCTAACTCATCCGAGCTCCTCTCTTTAATTGGCTAAATAATGAACTGTAAACGTAATGTTAAGTTCTTGTAATTCTAAATATAACGATATATCATTCTGTCATCCACTTAACAATACGGCATACTAATGACGTTGAAATTAAAATTTTTATTATTTGCTTCTTTTATCTTTGGCTTATTTGGTACGTCATTTTATTTGCATGGCCAATTAGAAGATGTGATGAGCTCCAATTTAAAGCAAATTCAAACAGAGTTTTATCCATCTCTAGAGTTGGCTATTACCAATAATAATTTACTGATGCAGTTTGATCAGCATATACAGACAGCAGTAACGCTATCAGAAGAAGAGAACCTGGAATTTGCGACTGATATTGCAACAACGATGAGTTCGAATCTAGATACATTATTAAATATTACAACATTATATCAATCAGATGCACGTTCGCTTAATACTGCATTACAGAGCTATGCTCAACATGCGAATCAATTAGCAATGGACTTTATTGATTCTGAAAAAAGTATGGATGAGTTATTAATTAACGCTCAAAGAAATAGTGAGGAATTTCGTGGTTTAGTTGATGGTTTTGAATTATTAAAAAGACAACTAGAGCATGAGTTTGAGCAAATGATCTCCTCTACTTTAGAGGAAGGACATGTTGCTAAAAAACGATTTATTTGGTTTAACATTATTGGACTAAGTGGATTAATGTTAATGGGCGGGTACGCATGGCGAACAAACTCCTCAATGAGTAAAAATTTAAAAGCAGTGAGTAAGTCGTTAGACGGTTTTGCTGATGGTGATGGTGATGGTGATGGTGATTTATCAGTTCGTATCGAATATACAGGAAGAGATGAACTTGCTGAGCTTGTAAGTGGTTTCAATCGATTTGTTGAGCGTTTACAAACCTCAATGAAACATACTACTCAAAATGTTGATAAATTAGTAACGATTACCCAGAGCCTTAAAGATAACAGTAATAACAATGTATCGTCTTCAGAAAAACAAGCAAATGAGGTTTCAGAAACATCTCGTAGTATTAATGAGATGGTTTTAGCAATTAGTTCAATAACTGAAAGTGCGCTAGAAGCTTCAAAAGAGGCAACAGAAGCAAACGATAATGCCATTGAAGGTAATAGTATTATTGAAAATACAATTACTTCAATAACCTCACTAGCAAGTGAAGTTGAAAATAGTGCAGATGTAGTTAATCAATTAGTCTCTTACACGTCAAAAGTGGGTGGGGCAATTAATATTATTGGCGATATTGCAGAACAAACGAATCTATTGGCATTAAATGCGGCAATTGAAGCTGCACGTGCTGGAGAGCAAGGGCGAGGCTTTGCTGTTGTTGCGGATGAAGTGCGAAAACTGGCTTCTCGAACGCAAGAGTCAACAGCTGATATTAAAGGAATGCTCGCAGAGCTTAATCAAATTTCAGAAACTGCTTCACAAGCAATGCATCGTGGTGTTGAGCAAGCAAATGAAGGGGTTAAAGAGTCATACAATGCAGTTGAAGCTCTTGCAAGAATAACGCAAAAGGTCAGCGCTATAAATGAGATAAATGAGCGAATCGCTTCTGCGGCGGAGCAGCAGCGCTCATCATCACATTTAATTGAAACCAGTATTCACACGATTGAAAGTAGTTCTTCCGAAGTTAAAAATAATGCCAATGAACTATCTCAAATTAGCCATGAAGTTCAATCGGTCAGTGACGAATTATTTAACTTTACTAAACAATTTAAAATTTAGTCTGCCAAGAAATAGGAATTAGGACAAATCATGAAAAAAACAATAATCACAACAGCGATAACCGCTGCATTAGCCAGTCCATTTGTAATGGCAGAAACTACAGACGAAAAGATTGTAAAGCTTGAACAACAAATTGCTTCACTTAGCAGTTTAGTTGCTGGCGCAACGACTGAAAAAGTACGTGTAAATGGCTTTGCTTCTGGTGCGTTTGGTATCTCTGATAATGATATAGGCTACAAAGGTTACACAACTGATGGTAGTTATAATCAAGATTCATTGTTTGGTTTGCAAGGGACATTTCAAGCTACTGAAAATTTTGAAGCAACCATTCAATTAGTGGCAAAAGGGAAGTATGACTGGGAGCCAGAGATTACTTGGGCATACTTAGGCTACACATTTGATAACGATGTAAAAGTACGTATTGGTAAACTTGGTCTTCCTCTATTTATGTTGTCTGAATATATCGATGTGGGTTATGCAATGCCGTGGGCTACTAGCCCTGAAGAAGTGTATGGTCGTGTACCTATCACTTCATTTACAGGTGTTGACGTAAACTATGAAATAGAACTAGATGATTCTTACATTAATCTGCAAGGTTTTACTGGTAATGAGAACATGAGTGGGGCAAGTGCTGCTGGTGGTTCTGGTAAGGTAGAAGATATCGTAGGTGCAGTGATGTTATGGAGTGATGACTACTGGACTGTTCGTGGTAGCTATACTGTTGCAACAGTTAAAGATGTAAATTTTCCATCGATTGTTTTACCAAGTGGCCCTGCAACCATTCTACCTGAGATAGATTCAGAAAAAGGATCATATGCAAGTATTGGTATTCGCTATGAAGACGAAACTTGGTTAGTAATGGGTGAAGCTACTCAAACTCGTGTAGATGGCTACTTCTCTGATTCAGATTCTGGTTATGTAACCGTGGGTTATCACATCAATACAGTAATGCCGTATGTATCATTAGCACGCTTAGAAACCGTGGACAATGATGAGCGAATTACGACTCACCCTATACATTCTATTGGATTTGAAACATTAACCTATGAGCGCGTAGCTTATAGCCTAGGTGCTCGTTGGGATATTCAACCTGGTTTAGCAATGAAGTTTGATACCACTTATACCACTAACTTTGGTGACACTGCTGGTGGTATGTCAGGAAACACGACTGACGAAGACAGTGCAATGGTATACACAATTAAACTAGATGCTACATTCTAAGGATAGAATCATGAAAAAGAATATTATTATTTTAGCGTTTACTTCTCTTTTTTCATTTTCTAGCTTAGCTGATGTAGTGGTTGTTGGAAACCCAGCACTGCCTGATGGCATGTCAAAAAGTGATGCAAAAAAAGTTTTCTTAGGCAAAAAATCAAAATATGCCGGTGGTAACTTAAAGGTAATTGAGCTGACTAGCGCGAATGCAGAAAAAAAAGAGTTTCACAGTAAGGTAACAAAAAAGAGTTTGGCTCAACTAGAATCTTACTGGTCAAAGCAATTATTTACCGGTAAAGGAAAGCCACCAGTAGAAGTTTCAAATTCGAATATGATTAAAGCGATGATAGCTCAAAATCCTAAAGGCATTGGTTACATTGACGAAGCTAATGTTGACGGGAGTGTCAAAGTATTATTTAAGCCATAACTATTATATCAATATTAATCTAATTAAGAGCCGATAGTATGCTTAATTGAGTTAGATATAAGCCCCCCCAGAAAGCCCTATTAATAGAGATATTATAGGGCTTTCACCTTTCTTAAGGTAAAAAAAAGCCCAAACAAAAATGAATGGGCAAAGGAATATAAGGAGTTATGAAAAAGCTATGTAGTTGATAATATAAAATCTGGCGGCCTGCTAAATCTTATAGTCGTTTATTATCAACGGGTATTTATTATGACTAGCGATATTCGAGTTAGTTCAATTTTTTATATTTATTTTTTGTTTTATCGCTTAAAAAGAAAAACCCGTTATCTTTAGTGCTAAAAGCGAGATAACGGGTTACTTGAATTAATCAAGAAAAAGCAGTGGAATTATGAACATAACATCAGACTTCGTATTTTTTAGATAGTTCAAAAAAAGTGAAGATAATTCCATTTTTATGATGAAAAGACGTTTCACACCTCCAACCACTCACTATTTTGACAAAAATTGTCATAAATGGGATGCGAACTGGATAAGAACCTTTTATCCTAGAGGTAATTATTAAAAGGAAAGTTGAACATGATCATCAAACCTAGAATTCGTGGATTCATTTGTACAACCACTCACCCAGTTGGTTGTGAGCACAACGTTAAAGAACAAATTGCTCTAACTAAAGCGCAAGGCCCAATTGTTAATGCACCAAAACGTGTATTGGTTGTTGGCTCTTCAAGTGGCTACGGTCTTTCTTCTCGCATTACTGCTGCGTTTGGTGGTGGTGCATCAACAATTGGTGTTTTCTTCGAGAAAGCAGCGACAGAGAAAAAACCAGGTACCGCAGGTTGGTATAACTCAGCAGCTTTTGACAAACTTGCAAAAGAAGAAGGCCTTTACTCTAAAAGCTTGAATGGTGATGCTTTCTCTAATGAAGCAAAACAAAAAACAATCGATCTAATCAAAGAAGACTTAGGTCAGATTGATATGGTGGTTTACTCTCTGGCTTCTCCAGTACGTAAAATGCCAGAAACAGGTGAAGTGATCCGTTCTTCACTAAAACCAATTGGTGAAACGTATACAGCAACCGCTGTTGATACTAATAAAGATGCAATCATTGAAGCTTCAGTTGAGCCTGCAACAGAAGAAGAGATCCAAGATACTGTTACTGTAATGGGTGGCGAAGATTGGGAACTTTGGATGAGCGCATTATCTGATGCTGGTGTTTTAGCTGATGGTTGTAAAACTGTTGCTTATAGCTACATCGGTACTGAGCTAACTTGGCCTATCTACTGGGATGGCGCGCTAGGTAAAGCGAAGATGGATTTAGACCGTGCAGCGACAGCGCTAAACGAGAAACTATCAGCGACAGGCGGCACTGCAAACGTGGCGGTTCTTAAATCTGTTGTAACTCAAGCAAGTTCTGCAATTCCAGTTATGCCTCTTTATATCGCAATGGTATTTAAGAAAATGCGTGAAGAAGGCGTACACGAAGGTTGCCAAGAGCAAATTTTACGTATGTTTAGCCAACGTCTATATAAAGAAGATGGTTCAGCTCCTGAAGTTGATGATAAAAACCGTCTACGTCTAGATGACTGGGAACTACGTGAAGACATTCAAAAACATTGTCGTGAGCTATGGCCACAAGTAACGACTGAGAACCTAAAAGATTTAACGGATTACGTTGAGTATAAAGAAGAGTTCTTAAAACTGTTTGGTTT from the Aliivibrio wodanis genome contains:
- a CDS encoding membrane protein yields the protein MQENNENAYNLKVSLIIVVCALMFSVAYYFNWRKVDSEGSNEINSIFSQSDGVYFDPVLPNSPLRFPKDFSEHSGFQHEKWVMTVNALNQAGEEIAIQWTIFRISNDDRETKGWLDPRLYVAKVVVTTKDGKWVEERLARGGIGQAGVSAKPYRMWVDDWQWRSLGSSPFPGLLSIISDEFSLKLSINSNSPVIPLGEDGYSRKHDLIPVASYEYIFPFLSVRGNVTLNNQIYTISGQAILEHEWASGFLDEHQQGWDWFIINIDQNSKLLVAQYRHKNQTPYRYGVLLYKNGEYKPLSEDDFSLQTLPARKLKNGRRLPLQWIINLPSYNINLTTQVVRNEQWLDTLIPYWQGPITTTGSHQVTGFMQLTGY
- the nhaA gene encoding Na(+)/H(+) antiporter NhaA, encoding MSDVIKNFFKLESAGGILLVIAAAIAMIIANSSLAPMYNTFLHTYIGGMSVSHWINDGLMAVFFFLIGLEVKRELLEGALKSKETAIFPAIAAVGGMLAPALVYVAFNIGDPEALSGWAIPAATDIAFALGIMALLGNRVPVSLKVFLLALAIIDDLGVVVIIAFFYTSDLSILALVIGFIMTGILFLLNAKHVSKIRWYLLVGFILWFSVLQSGVHATLAGVVLGFAIPLKGNKGERSPLKHMEHALHPYVAFAILPLFAFANAGISLEGVSLDSLTTTLPLGVALGLFLGKPLGIFSFSYFAVKSGVAKLPTGITMRHIFAVSVLCGIGFTMSIFISSLAFGGVNPEFDKLARLGILMGSTLAAVVGYVLLSVSLPKKTKA
- a CDS encoding methyl-accepting chemotaxis protein, whose amino-acid sequence is MTLKLKFLLFASFIFGLFGTSFYLHGQLEDVMSSNLKQIQTEFYPSLELAITNNNLLMQFDQHIQTAVTLSEEENLEFATDIATTMSSNLDTLLNITTLYQSDARSLNTALQSYAQHANQLAMDFIDSEKSMDELLINAQRNSEEFRGLVDGFELLKRQLEHEFEQMISSTLEEGHVAKKRFIWFNIIGLSGLMLMGGYAWRTNSSMSKNLKAVSKSLDGFADGDGDGDGDLSVRIEYTGRDELAELVSGFNRFVERLQTSMKHTTQNVDKLVTITQSLKDNSNNNVSSSEKQANEVSETSRSINEMVLAISSITESALEASKEATEANDNAIEGNSIIENTITSITSLASEVENSADVVNQLVSYTSKVGGAINIIGDIAEQTNLLALNAAIEAARAGEQGRGFAVVADEVRKLASRTQESTADIKGMLAELNQISETASQAMHRGVEQANEGVKESYNAVEALARITQKVSAINEINERIASAAEQQRSSSHLIETSIHTIESSSSEVKNNANELSQISHEVQSVSDELFNFTKQFKI
- a CDS encoding membrane protein (No significant database matches), coding for MKKTIITTAITAALASPFVMAETTDEKIVKLEQQIASLSSLVAGATTEKVRVNGFASGAFGISDNDIGYKGYTTDGSYNQDSLFGLQGTFQATENFEATIQLVAKGKYDWEPEITWAYLGYTFDNDVKVRIGKLGLPLFMLSEYIDVGYAMPWATSPEEVYGRVPITSFTGVDVNYEIELDDSYINLQGFTGNENMSGASAAGGSGKVEDIVGAVMLWSDDYWTVRGSYTVATVKDVNFPSIVLPSGPATILPEIDSEKGSYASIGIRYEDETWLVMGEATQTRVDGYFSDSDSGYVTVGYHINTVMPYVSLARLETVDNDERITTHPIHSIGFETLTYERVAYSLGARWDIQPGLAMKFDTTYTTNFGDTAGGMSGNTTDEDSAMVYTIKLDATF
- a CDS encoding membrane protein yields the protein MKKNIIILAFTSLFSFSSLADVVVVGNPALPDGMSKSDAKKVFLGKKSKYAGGNLKVIELTSANAEKKEFHSKVTKKSLAQLESYWSKQLFTGKGKPPVEVSNSNMIKAMIAQNPKGIGYIDEANVDGSVKVLFKP
- a CDS encoding putative reductase — encoded protein: MIIKPRIRGFICTTTHPVGCEHNVKEQIALTKAQGPIVNAPKRVLVVGSSSGYGLSSRITAAFGGGASTIGVFFEKAATEKKPGTAGWYNSAAFDKLAKEEGLYSKSLNGDAFSNEAKQKTIDLIKEDLGQIDMVVYSLASPVRKMPETGEVIRSSLKPIGETYTATAVDTNKDAIIEASVEPATEEEIQDTVTVMGGEDWELWMSALSDAGVLADGCKTVAYSYIGTELTWPIYWDGALGKAKMDLDRAATALNEKLSATGGTANVAVLKSVVTQASSAIPVMPLYIAMVFKKMREEGVHEGCQEQILRMFSQRLYKEDGSAPEVDDKNRLRLDDWELREDIQKHCRELWPQVTTENLKDLTDYVEYKEEFLKLFGFGVDGVDYDADVNPMVEFDVAAI